From a single Streptomyces sp. 1331.2 genomic region:
- a CDS encoding ABC transporter permease, giving the protein MTSLGSVVRAGVRRRRTQSVAIGLAALVATTCSVLGGSLLVASRAPFDQAFARQHGAHLTARYDGTRASADRLAATAHLPGVTAAAGPFRTVTVDPEPGPGSDAPAGVTMAPMTVTGRVPAADGVDAVELLRGSWPAHPDEVVLDSGYHDQEVGVGGALRLPGLPGAPTLKVVGSARSVSRTSDAWVTPDAIDALTAPGSTPGYRMLYRFARAGSADEVAADRAALAAAVPADALTGVQSWLTAEQGSDRNTALFLPFLVAFGLLGIALSVLVTGTVVAGAVGTATRRIGVLKALGCTPAQVMRAYVAQALIPATAGTLLGVLVGNLLTVPVLATTGQLYGTSSSGLAPWVDVAVAGGTPAAVALVAWAAAARAGRLRTVDALAVGRTAGTTRRDALAARAAALAARLPLPRPLSLGLAQPFARPARAAGMFAAVLFGTAAAVFAVGIGGTMTWAQEAKAHRAGDVVVHPARPDGPPPAGPAAGPDRADRADRAEVTAALDAQPGTAAYFGTGTEEVTVPGVSGSTTVTAFDGDSSWAGYRMVSGRWYRGPGEAVAPATFLTEASIAVGDRVTFTSHGQEVTVRIVGEVFDPHVQTNELLTDAAGYPPGTAPRPDSWTVRLKPGTDRTGYTAALGAALAPAHLIARSAEPQGSSGTILALRSLTATLTGLLVAVAGLGVLNTVVLEIRERRRDTGVAKAIGMTPAQSVGVVLASVLLVGAAGGAAGLPVGVLLHRATVPAMGRAAGLHFPAPAVDVLGTPALVLLGLGGVLIAVLGALLPAVRAARSRTVDALRAE; this is encoded by the coding sequence CGTGGTACGGGCAGGCGTCCGCAGGCGCCGGACGCAGTCGGTCGCGATCGGGCTGGCCGCGCTGGTGGCCACCACCTGTTCCGTCCTCGGCGGGTCGCTCCTGGTCGCCTCCCGGGCGCCCTTCGACCAGGCCTTCGCCCGGCAGCACGGCGCACACCTGACGGCGCGCTACGACGGCACCCGGGCGAGCGCCGACCGGCTCGCCGCCACCGCGCACCTCCCGGGCGTGACGGCGGCCGCCGGACCGTTCCGGACCGTCACCGTCGACCCGGAGCCGGGCCCGGGCTCGGACGCCCCGGCCGGGGTGACCATGGCGCCGATGACCGTCACCGGGCGCGTACCGGCCGCCGATGGCGTCGACGCCGTCGAACTGCTGCGGGGGAGCTGGCCGGCCCACCCGGACGAGGTGGTGCTCGACTCCGGCTACCACGACCAGGAGGTGGGGGTCGGCGGCGCCCTGCGCCTGCCCGGTCTGCCGGGAGCGCCGACGCTGAAGGTCGTCGGCTCCGCCCGGTCCGTCAGCCGTACCTCCGACGCCTGGGTGACGCCCGACGCCATCGACGCCCTCACCGCGCCCGGGAGCACCCCCGGCTACCGGATGCTCTACCGCTTCGCCCGGGCCGGCAGCGCCGACGAGGTGGCCGCCGACCGGGCCGCCCTGGCCGCCGCCGTCCCGGCCGACGCGCTGACCGGTGTCCAGTCCTGGCTCACCGCCGAGCAGGGTTCGGACCGCAACACCGCGCTGTTCCTGCCCTTCCTGGTCGCCTTCGGACTGCTCGGCATCGCGCTGTCGGTCCTGGTCACCGGGACCGTCGTGGCCGGCGCGGTCGGCACCGCGACCCGGCGGATCGGCGTGCTCAAGGCGCTCGGGTGCACCCCCGCCCAGGTGATGCGGGCGTACGTCGCCCAGGCGCTGATCCCGGCCACCGCCGGCACCCTGCTCGGCGTGCTCGTCGGTAACCTGCTGACCGTCCCCGTGCTCGCCACCACCGGGCAGCTCTACGGCACCAGCAGTTCCGGCCTCGCACCCTGGGTGGACGTCGCGGTGGCCGGCGGCACGCCGGCCGCCGTCGCCCTGGTCGCGTGGGCGGCCGCCGCCCGCGCCGGACGGCTGCGCACCGTGGACGCGCTGGCCGTCGGCCGCACGGCCGGCACCACCCGGCGGGACGCCCTCGCCGCCCGCGCCGCCGCCCTGGCCGCCCGGCTGCCGCTGCCCCGGCCGCTGAGCCTCGGCCTCGCCCAGCCCTTCGCCCGCCCGGCCCGGGCCGCCGGCATGTTCGCGGCGGTGCTGTTCGGCACGGCGGCGGCGGTCTTCGCGGTCGGCATCGGCGGGACGATGACCTGGGCGCAGGAGGCCAAGGCCCACCGGGCCGGGGACGTCGTGGTGCACCCGGCGCGCCCGGACGGCCCGCCCCCGGCGGGCCCCGCGGCCGGGCCCGACCGGGCCGACCGGGCCGACCGGGCCGAGGTGACCGCCGCGCTGGACGCGCAGCCGGGCACCGCCGCGTACTTCGGCACCGGCACCGAGGAGGTCACCGTCCCCGGAGTGTCCGGGAGCACCACGGTGACCGCCTTCGACGGCGACTCCTCCTGGGCGGGCTACCGGATGGTCTCCGGGCGCTGGTACCGGGGCCCGGGCGAGGCCGTCGCCCCCGCCACCTTCCTGACCGAAGCCTCGATCGCGGTCGGTGACCGGGTGACCTTCACCAGCCACGGGCAGGAGGTCACCGTCCGGATCGTCGGCGAGGTCTTCGACCCGCACGTGCAGACCAATGAACTCCTCACCGACGCCGCCGGCTACCCGCCCGGCACGGCCCCGCGGCCGGACTCCTGGACCGTCAGGCTGAAGCCCGGCACCGACCGCACCGGCTACACCGCCGCCCTCGGTGCCGCGCTCGCCCCGGCACACCTGATCGCCCGGTCCGCCGAGCCGCAGGGCAGCAGCGGCACGATCCTCGCGCTGCGGTCGCTCACCGCGACGCTGACCGGGCTGCTGGTGGCGGTCGCCGGGCTGGGGGTGCTCAACACCGTCGTCCTGGAGATCCGCGAGCGGCGGCGGGACACCGGCGTCGCCAAGGCGATCGGCATGACCCCGGCGCAGTCGGTCGGCGTGGTGCTCGCCTCCGTCCTGCTGGTCGGTGCGGCCGGCGGCGCGGCCGGACTGCCGGTGGGGGTGCTGCTGCACCGGGCGACGGTGCCCGCGATGGGCCGGGCCGCAGGGCTGCACTTCCCCGCCCCGGCGGTGGACGTCCTCGGCACCCCGGCGCTGGTGTTGCTCGGGCTCGGCGGGGTGCTGATCGCGGTCCTCGGCGCGCTCCTCCCGGCCGTACGGGCGGCGCGCTCGCGGACGGTGGACGCCCTGCGGGCGGAGTGA
- a CDS encoding ATP-binding cassette domain-containing protein gives MSEQVVEPGKPATTPDDEHPEREHREQYDEHPEQEHDEELRLRFPGDRRAQAGASMSASAMLRRLPHLVRRAMTLAWAADRTSTVLLLVCQALAGVFGALALYATTGTLAALLVPGPVTEHLRTAAPSLLLLTLSAALRAVLGIAVVGLSGRVSPRITREAELALIAAGCAAELKAYDEPTYNEQWEAADRGASTTPDLLSNAQDVIASTVSLAAAAGVLAALHPWLVPLLLLGSVPTAVAAVRTARIHYLAAVTTNEDRGALRVYRWFLIDKTRADQVRSDQVTPFLMAKYRRAEAKIVAATDRATREAAKVSLLAALGTGAGSALIWGTLLYLVASGRIDLAAAGTATFALRTASSGLQGLVGNGARLYRMGLYLDDYFTFLDEAGGHRIRRGHRIPAAPRLVEVTDLVHAYPGEQQEPALRGVSMSLREGEVVAVIGQNGSGKSTLLKLLSGLYLPQSGRITWDGVPVEELDAEGMWSRVARVPQEFARWPLGAAENIHLGHLTDQVMADVERAAARTGFDEIVDRLRSGWRTLLAQGWWGGAELSGGGWQRAAVARALYRTARCPGLLILDEPTSDLDPRAEHRILHALRALAPGRITLLVTHNIANAAVADRVIVMDKGRIVQTGTWAELAERPDGLFRELLDLQRDRTVPAQRAAGEES, from the coding sequence GTGTCCGAGCAGGTCGTGGAACCCGGGAAACCCGCCACCACCCCCGACGACGAGCACCCCGAGCGGGAGCACCGCGAGCAGTACGACGAGCACCCCGAGCAGGAGCACGACGAGGAACTGCGGCTCCGCTTCCCCGGCGACCGCCGCGCCCAGGCCGGCGCGTCGATGTCCGCGAGTGCCATGCTGCGCCGCCTGCCCCACCTGGTGCGCCGGGCGATGACGCTGGCCTGGGCGGCGGACCGGACCTCCACCGTGCTGCTGCTGGTCTGCCAGGCGCTGGCGGGGGTGTTCGGGGCGCTCGCGCTGTACGCCACCACCGGCACGCTGGCCGCGCTGCTGGTCCCCGGCCCGGTCACCGAGCACCTGCGCACCGCCGCGCCCTCGCTGCTCCTGCTGACCCTCTCGGCCGCCCTGCGCGCCGTCCTGGGCATCGCCGTGGTCGGCCTGTCCGGCCGGGTGTCGCCGCGGATCACCCGGGAGGCGGAGCTGGCGCTGATCGCGGCCGGGTGCGCCGCCGAGCTGAAGGCGTACGACGAGCCCACCTACAACGAGCAGTGGGAGGCCGCCGACCGGGGCGCCTCGACCACGCCCGACCTGCTCTCCAACGCCCAGGACGTGATCGCCTCCACCGTCTCGCTCGCCGCCGCCGCGGGCGTCCTGGCGGCTCTGCACCCCTGGCTCGTACCGCTGCTGCTGCTCGGCTCGGTGCCGACCGCGGTGGCCGCCGTCCGGACCGCCCGGATCCACTACCTGGCGGCCGTCACCACCAACGAGGACCGCGGGGCGTTGCGCGTGTACCGCTGGTTCCTGATCGACAAGACCCGCGCCGACCAGGTCCGTTCGGACCAGGTCACGCCCTTCCTGATGGCCAAGTACCGCCGCGCCGAAGCCAAGATCGTCGCCGCCACCGACCGGGCGACCCGGGAGGCGGCGAAGGTGTCCCTGCTGGCCGCGCTCGGCACCGGCGCCGGCAGCGCCCTGATCTGGGGCACCCTGCTCTACCTGGTGGCGAGCGGCCGGATCGACCTCGCCGCGGCCGGCACCGCCACCTTCGCGCTGCGCACCGCCTCCTCCGGCCTGCAGGGCCTGGTCGGCAACGGCGCCCGGCTGTACCGGATGGGCCTCTACCTGGACGACTACTTCACCTTCCTCGACGAGGCCGGCGGCCACCGGATCCGTCGGGGCCACCGGATCCCCGCCGCCCCGCGGCTGGTCGAGGTGACCGACCTGGTCCACGCCTACCCCGGCGAGCAGCAGGAGCCCGCCCTGCGCGGGGTGAGCATGAGCCTGCGGGAGGGCGAGGTGGTGGCCGTGATCGGGCAGAACGGCAGCGGCAAGTCGACCCTGCTCAAGCTGCTCTCCGGCCTCTACCTGCCGCAGTCCGGCCGGATCACCTGGGACGGCGTGCCGGTGGAGGAACTGGACGCCGAGGGCATGTGGTCCCGGGTCGCCCGGGTGCCGCAGGAGTTCGCCCGCTGGCCGCTCGGCGCCGCCGAGAACATCCACCTCGGCCACCTCACCGACCAGGTGATGGCCGACGTCGAGCGGGCGGCCGCCCGGACCGGCTTCGACGAGATCGTGGACCGGCTGCGCTCCGGCTGGCGCACCCTGCTCGCCCAGGGCTGGTGGGGTGGCGCCGAACTGTCCGGCGGCGGCTGGCAGCGCGCGGCCGTCGCCCGGGCGCTGTACCGCACGGCTCGCTGCCCGGGCCTGCTGATCCTGGACGAGCCGACCTCCGACCTCGACCCGCGCGCCGAACACCGCATCCTGCACGCCCTGCGCGCCCTCGCCCCGGGGCGCATCACCCTCCTGGTCACCCACAACATCGCCAACGCGGCGGTGGCGGACCGGGTGATCGTGATGGACAAGGGTCGGATCGTGCAGACCGGCACCTGGGCCGAGCTGGCGGAACGGCCCGACGGCCTGTTCCGCGAACTGCTCGACCTGCAGCGCGACCGTACCGTCCCGGCCCAGCGCGCGGCGGGGGAGGAGAGCTGA
- a CDS encoding M9 family metallopeptidase, which translates to MRPFRIAKAHARRVPALGAAFFLALGLFAPQAHAADTPSAPAAKTVNTTAPRAIPVPKSPDTPKDARPLAADHQAKPAAPTGGSSVGAARTAKQLTAAACTVSAFTGNSGAALVQQVKSAGLDCVNSLFTLTGNDAKGAFNEAQMVTVANALRDVSAAYPGDDSTSAGQLVLFLRAGYYVQWNNKDVVGPYGTALQTAIRGALDAFYVAPHSSDVTEANGATLAEAVTLIDSAQENARYTGVVKRLLDGYTSAWTGSMATAVANTETVIERGYDLPAFTAALQADPSFATSMAGFVTRNSSQLTGSDPVTSIGIQIGNLLANDALRAQGRPIVKDLINRYPLVGNTAPLTMNLVWFAENKDSGNCAYYGTCDLPTRLVPLVLTVDHTCSATLRIRAQDMTAQQLADTCTSLINQDAYFHRVVKDNGPVADDDNTSLEVVVFDDYYNYSLYAWEMYHIAVDNGGMYEEGKPNAAGNQARFIAHEASWLRPQFQIWNLNHEYTHYLDGRYDFYGDFDAGMTTPTVWWVEGLAEYISYSYRGVHYDDAVAQAGKGTYALSTLFDSTYANADSTRIYNWGYLAVRYMLQSRPQDVDALLAKYRVGDWNGARALLKNTIGTAYDADFATWLKACAADNCGSLPATQAPLCTAADTRQYDKNCRRDGVAATTGNYSYAFLYLPAGVKQLTVTAGGGTGNADLYYNGGAWATTGSYLAKSTNGGNGETLTIANPPSGWVYFSLYAQQGFGGVTVTTTYN; encoded by the coding sequence ATGCGTCCCTTCCGGATAGCGAAGGCGCACGCGCGCAGAGTCCCTGCGCTCGGCGCCGCCTTCTTCCTCGCCCTCGGCCTCTTCGCGCCGCAGGCGCACGCGGCCGACACCCCGTCAGCCCCCGCCGCCAAGACCGTGAACACGACCGCGCCCCGGGCGATCCCCGTGCCCAAGTCGCCGGACACGCCCAAGGACGCCCGCCCGCTCGCCGCGGACCACCAGGCCAAGCCCGCCGCCCCGACGGGGGGCAGCTCCGTCGGCGCCGCCAGGACGGCGAAGCAACTCACCGCCGCCGCCTGCACCGTGTCCGCCTTCACCGGCAACTCCGGTGCCGCGCTGGTCCAGCAGGTCAAGTCGGCCGGCCTCGACTGCGTCAACTCGCTGTTCACGCTCACCGGCAACGACGCCAAGGGCGCCTTCAACGAGGCGCAGATGGTCACCGTCGCCAACGCACTGCGCGACGTCTCCGCCGCGTACCCCGGCGACGACTCCACCTCGGCCGGCCAACTGGTGCTCTTCCTGCGCGCCGGCTACTACGTCCAGTGGAACAACAAGGACGTCGTCGGCCCGTACGGCACCGCCCTGCAGACCGCCATCCGCGGTGCGCTGGACGCCTTCTACGTCGCCCCGCACAGCAGCGACGTCACCGAGGCCAACGGCGCCACCCTCGCCGAGGCCGTCACCCTGATCGACAGCGCCCAGGAGAACGCCCGCTACACCGGCGTCGTCAAGCGGCTGCTGGACGGCTACACCAGCGCCTGGACCGGCTCGATGGCCACCGCCGTCGCCAACACCGAGACCGTCATCGAGCGCGGCTACGACCTGCCGGCCTTCACCGCCGCCCTGCAGGCCGACCCGTCCTTCGCCACCAGCATGGCGGGCTTCGTCACCCGCAACAGCTCCCAGCTCACCGGCTCGGACCCGGTGACGAGCATCGGCATCCAGATCGGCAACCTGCTCGCCAACGACGCGCTGCGCGCCCAGGGCCGCCCGATCGTCAAGGACCTGATCAACCGCTACCCGCTGGTCGGCAACACCGCCCCGCTCACCATGAACCTGGTCTGGTTCGCGGAGAACAAGGACAGCGGCAACTGCGCCTACTACGGCACCTGCGACCTGCCCACCCGGCTCGTCCCGCTCGTGCTCACCGTCGACCACACCTGCAGCGCCACCCTGCGCATCCGCGCCCAGGACATGACCGCGCAGCAGCTCGCCGACACCTGCACCAGCCTGATCAACCAGGACGCGTACTTCCACCGGGTGGTCAAGGACAACGGCCCGGTCGCCGACGACGACAACACCAGCCTGGAGGTCGTCGTCTTCGACGACTACTACAACTACAGCCTCTACGCCTGGGAGATGTACCACATCGCCGTCGACAACGGCGGCATGTACGAGGAGGGCAAGCCGAACGCGGCCGGCAACCAGGCCCGCTTCATCGCCCACGAGGCCTCCTGGCTGCGCCCCCAGTTCCAGATCTGGAACCTCAACCACGAGTACACCCACTACCTCGACGGCCGCTACGACTTCTACGGCGACTTCGACGCCGGCATGACCACCCCGACCGTCTGGTGGGTCGAGGGCCTGGCCGAGTACATCTCGTACAGCTACCGCGGCGTCCACTACGACGACGCGGTCGCCCAGGCCGGCAAGGGCACGTACGCGCTGAGCACCCTGTTCGACAGCACCTACGCCAACGCCGACTCCACCCGGATCTACAACTGGGGCTACCTGGCCGTCCGTTACATGCTCCAGTCGCGCCCGCAGGACGTCGACGCGCTGCTCGCCAAGTACCGCGTGGGCGACTGGAACGGCGCCCGCGCCCTGCTGAAGAACACCATCGGCACCGCGTACGACGCCGACTTCGCCACCTGGCTCAAGGCCTGCGCCGCCGACAACTGCGGCTCGCTGCCCGCCACCCAGGCCCCGCTGTGCACCGCCGCCGACACCCGGCAGTACGACAAGAACTGCCGCCGCGACGGCGTGGCCGCCACCACCGGGAACTACAGCTACGCCTTCCTGTACCTGCCGGCCGGCGTGAAGCAGCTGACCGTCACCGCCGGCGGCGGCACCGGCAACGCCGACCTGTACTACAACGGCGGCGCCTGGGCCACCACCGGCTCGTACCTCGCCAAGTCCACCAACGGCGGCAACGGCGAGACGCTCACCATCGCCAACCCGCCGTCCGGCTGGGTGTACTTCAGCCTCTACGCCCAGCAGGGCTTCGGCGGCGTCACGGTCACCACGACCTACAACTGA
- a CDS encoding superoxide dismutase — translation MGTYSLPDLPYDYSALERAMSAEILELHHSKHHAAYVKGANDTLEQLAEARDKEQFGGLVGLQKTFAFHLSGHVLHSLFWQNLSPEGGDRPEGELADAITEHFGSFEAFKKQLTTATTGVQGSGWGILSWEPLGKRLIVEQVYDHHGNVGQGTTPLLAFDAWEHAYYLQYRNVRPDYVTRLWDVVNWQDVSARFAAATTA, via the coding sequence ATGGGCACCTACTCGCTTCCCGACCTCCCGTACGACTACTCCGCGCTTGAGCGGGCCATGTCCGCCGAGATCCTGGAGCTGCACCACTCCAAGCACCACGCCGCCTACGTCAAGGGCGCGAACGACACCCTGGAGCAGCTCGCCGAGGCGCGCGACAAGGAGCAGTTCGGCGGCCTGGTCGGCCTGCAGAAGACCTTCGCCTTCCACCTGTCCGGCCACGTGCTGCACTCGCTGTTCTGGCAGAACCTCTCCCCGGAGGGCGGCGACCGCCCCGAGGGCGAGCTGGCCGACGCCATCACCGAGCACTTCGGCAGCTTCGAGGCCTTCAAGAAGCAGCTCACGACCGCCACCACCGGCGTCCAGGGCTCCGGCTGGGGCATCCTCTCCTGGGAGCCGCTCGGCAAGCGTCTGATCGTCGAGCAGGTCTACGACCACCACGGCAACGTCGGCCAGGGCACCACCCCGCTCCTCGCCTTCGACGCCTGGGAGCACGCCTACTACCTCCAGTACCGCAACGTCCGCCCCGACTACGTCACCCGCCTGTGGGACGTCGTCAACTGGCAGGACGTCTCGGCCCGCTTCGCGGCCGCCACCACCGCCTGA
- a CDS encoding polysaccharide deacetylase family protein, protein MDLNARVKNLAGSRVALAVAAVVLTASAWGVAALTDSDGTPQQNVAQEHDTSSDGSGGDGSKGGDGSDGAGDGGTQQPSGIPDGIAHASESGGNAVNITIDDGPDPTWTPRVLDVLKRHGVTATFCMIGPQAKAHPDLVKQVVAAGHRLCDHSVHHDTSMDKKPVAYQEKEILDAKKMIEDAAGGAKVLYYRAPGGSFTPDSRRIAAANGMRPLGWNVDSKDFNKPGTAAIVDTVKKEMHLGPTILFHDGGGDRQQTVEALDQVLTWLKSQGRPTGFPVQTTP, encoded by the coding sequence ATGGACCTCAACGCACGTGTGAAGAATCTGGCCGGCAGCCGGGTGGCGCTCGCGGTGGCGGCCGTCGTCCTGACGGCGAGCGCCTGGGGAGTGGCGGCCCTGACCGACTCGGACGGCACTCCGCAGCAGAACGTCGCGCAGGAGCACGACACGTCCTCCGACGGCAGTGGCGGCGACGGCAGCAAGGGCGGCGACGGCTCCGACGGCGCCGGCGACGGCGGCACGCAGCAGCCGAGCGGGATACCCGACGGCATAGCCCACGCCTCCGAGAGCGGAGGCAACGCCGTCAACATCACCATCGACGACGGCCCCGACCCCACCTGGACCCCGAGGGTCCTCGACGTCCTCAAGCGCCACGGCGTGACGGCGACCTTCTGCATGATCGGACCGCAGGCCAAGGCCCACCCCGACCTGGTCAAGCAGGTCGTCGCGGCCGGCCACCGGCTCTGCGACCACTCCGTGCACCACGACACCTCGATGGACAAGAAGCCCGTCGCCTACCAGGAGAAGGAGATCCTGGACGCCAAGAAGATGATCGAGGACGCCGCGGGCGGCGCCAAGGTCCTCTACTACCGGGCCCCCGGCGGCTCCTTCACCCCCGACAGCCGCCGCATCGCCGCGGCGAACGGCATGCGCCCGCTCGGCTGGAACGTCGACTCCAAGGACTTCAACAAGCCCGGCACCGCCGCCATCGTGGACACGGTCAAGAAGGAAATGCACCTCGGCCCGACCATCCTCTTCCACGACGGCGGCGGCGACCGCCAACAGACGGTCGAAGCCCTCGACCAGGTCCTCACCTGGCTGAAGTCCCAAGGCCGCCCCACCGGCTTCCCCGTCCAGACCACCCCCTGA
- a CDS encoding DUF6879 family protein — MANPIATAMAEAKFSAVHLEMRDNYTPNDPQFRRYREGLRYDPNDRPEWFHYWTNFAGEAIDRGVAMRRARIVSEPVTEYIRYEHHVTFLNVAIGEQVRWLPRRLAADIALPGTDLWMFDDSKIMFTFFSGDGDVVDREWTTEPAVVQLVKNAFETVWHRATPHEDYVLK, encoded by the coding sequence GTGGCCAACCCGATCGCCACGGCCATGGCAGAGGCCAAGTTCTCCGCCGTGCACCTGGAGATGCGCGACAACTACACGCCGAACGACCCGCAGTTCCGGCGCTATCGGGAGGGTCTCCGCTACGACCCGAACGACCGGCCGGAGTGGTTCCACTACTGGACCAACTTCGCTGGAGAGGCGATTGACCGTGGCGTGGCCATGCGCCGGGCTCGGATCGTCTCCGAGCCGGTCACTGAGTACATCCGCTACGAGCACCACGTGACATTCCTGAACGTGGCCATCGGCGAGCAGGTTCGGTGGCTTCCGCGCCGGTTGGCGGCAGACATTGCTCTGCCCGGGACCGACCTGTGGATGTTCGATGACTCCAAGATCATGTTCACCTTCTTCTCGGGCGACGGGGACGTGGTGGACCGGGAGTGGACGACCGAACCTGCCGTCGTTCAGCTCGTGAAGAACGCCTTCGAGACCGTGTGGCACAGGGCGACTCCACACGAGGACTACGTGCTCAAGTAA
- a CDS encoding helix-turn-helix domain-containing protein has protein sequence MRTSRSSSVQQARKALAERLKEIRKDSGLTGPALALACGWSKSKCSRIENAITAPSEQDVRDWCRACGADDQAADLVASLRSVETMFTEWRRMERSGLKRAQEIVLPLYERTTRFRAYTPGILHGLLQTRDYTRSVLQATQRRRVAVDDVEAAVQVRMERQEILRDHGKTFAFIIEEACLYHGLGGTEVAADQLAHLVAVASLANVSLGIVPRGYSRHSMQVEAFSLYDSAQANVELVSGYLQITQPSEVAMYVSRFGELAADAVHGAAARALITEAIDSLG, from the coding sequence ATGCGTACCTCTCGCTCATCGAGCGTTCAGCAGGCCCGGAAAGCCCTAGCCGAACGGCTCAAGGAGATCCGCAAGGACTCCGGGCTCACCGGGCCTGCTCTCGCCCTCGCCTGCGGCTGGAGCAAGTCGAAGTGCTCCCGCATCGAGAACGCGATCACCGCACCGTCCGAGCAGGATGTCAGGGATTGGTGCCGCGCCTGCGGAGCCGACGACCAAGCCGCGGACCTGGTGGCTTCCCTCCGCTCAGTAGAGACCATGTTCACCGAGTGGCGACGAATGGAGCGGAGCGGGCTCAAGCGCGCCCAAGAGATTGTCCTGCCGTTGTACGAGCGGACCACACGGTTCCGGGCGTACACACCTGGCATCCTGCACGGTCTTCTCCAGACCCGGGACTACACCCGCTCGGTACTCCAAGCCACCCAACGCCGTCGTGTTGCCGTGGACGACGTGGAAGCGGCCGTGCAGGTGCGCATGGAGCGACAAGAGATCCTGAGAGACCACGGGAAGACCTTCGCCTTCATCATCGAAGAGGCATGCCTGTACCACGGCCTTGGCGGCACGGAGGTAGCCGCCGACCAACTCGCCCACCTGGTCGCTGTCGCATCCCTGGCGAACGTGAGCCTGGGAATCGTTCCTCGGGGCTATTCGCGTCACTCGATGCAGGTCGAAGCGTTCTCGCTCTACGACTCGGCCCAGGCCAACGTCGAACTCGTCTCCGGCTACCTCCAGATCACGCAGCCCTCCGAGGTAGCCATGTACGTCAGCCGGTTCGGGGAACTGGCCGCAGATGCCGTGCACGGCGCTGCCGCTCGTGCCCTGATCACAGAGGCGATTGACTCTCTCGGGTGA
- a CDS encoding protein kinase domain-containing protein has product MGTFTSEAAAALTAAEAVCGPFELEEINNRRGSAVWKASGPQGVASIKLGTGDAAEVTAREAAVLDQLPEYTVTVGRFADGVWYVTPWQAGPSTWDVFRSVRKGVGGKAEALAAAVGLCRAVEDLHEAGWVHGDLQPQHGIHTEQGVRLLDFAWSRPLGTTPWTTFDGTMIHLTAPELAARIINGPQPVETTQTADVYALAGTLWTGVTGTWPLDYETAGLGRGTPLDVLRKAIAHRAVPLSTTMPWPSLQARLRHVLLAAPDDRPTAAELTRLVKAADA; this is encoded by the coding sequence ATGGGCACGTTCACTTCCGAGGCCGCAGCGGCGCTGACGGCAGCGGAGGCCGTCTGCGGGCCGTTCGAACTGGAGGAAATCAACAACCGGCGCGGCTCGGCGGTGTGGAAGGCCAGCGGCCCCCAGGGCGTGGCGAGCATCAAGCTCGGTACCGGCGACGCCGCCGAGGTCACCGCCCGCGAGGCTGCCGTGCTGGACCAGCTCCCCGAGTACACCGTGACCGTCGGCCGCTTTGCCGACGGCGTCTGGTACGTCACCCCGTGGCAGGCCGGGCCGTCCACCTGGGACGTCTTCCGCAGCGTGCGCAAGGGCGTCGGGGGGAAGGCCGAAGCCCTCGCCGCTGCGGTCGGTCTGTGCCGTGCCGTGGAAGATCTGCACGAAGCCGGTTGGGTGCACGGGGACCTCCAGCCCCAGCACGGCATCCACACCGAGCAGGGCGTCCGTCTCCTCGACTTCGCGTGGTCCCGGCCGCTCGGCACCACGCCGTGGACGACGTTCGACGGCACGATGATCCACCTCACTGCGCCCGAGCTGGCCGCCCGGATCATCAACGGGCCCCAACCCGTCGAGACCACGCAGACCGCCGACGTCTACGCCCTTGCCGGAACCCTGTGGACCGGCGTCACCGGCACCTGGCCACTGGACTACGAGACCGCCGGACTCGGCAGGGGGACGCCACTGGACGTCCTGCGCAAAGCCATCGCCCACCGCGCCGTCCCGCTGTCCACCACCATGCCCTGGCCGTCCCTCCAAGCCCGCCTGCGGCACGTCCTCCTGGCCGCACCCGACGACCGCCCGACCGCCGCCGAGTTGACGAGGCTCGTGAAAGCCGCGGACGCGTGA
- a CDS encoding GNAT family N-acetyltransferase: protein MIELRELVPGDADALLRIYSAEATKYVGRAPMDAAAARSYARTAEASAASTPRALYTLGLTVSDDLLGVVKLHLDRPVAAISYILRPNAWGMGHATEGVRKILVLAFGHLGLPEVHAKHHPDNPASGRVLLKAGFTPTGVAGGFRTYAIQSASGLFVPHNREGRLMAGQEGGTGQL from the coding sequence GTGATCGAACTGCGGGAGCTGGTCCCCGGCGACGCTGACGCCCTACTTCGCATCTACAGCGCTGAGGCGACGAAATACGTGGGAAGGGCCCCGATGGACGCCGCCGCCGCCCGGTCCTATGCCCGAACCGCCGAAGCCTCCGCAGCATCGACCCCACGCGCCCTGTACACGCTCGGACTCACCGTAAGCGATGACCTCCTCGGAGTCGTCAAGCTCCACCTTGACCGGCCCGTCGCCGCGATCAGCTACATCCTGCGACCCAACGCCTGGGGCATGGGCCACGCCACCGAGGGGGTCCGCAAGATCCTCGTCCTCGCCTTCGGCCACCTCGGACTGCCAGAGGTCCACGCCAAGCACCACCCTGACAACCCAGCGTCGGGCCGCGTACTCCTCAAGGCCGGGTTCACACCCACCGGCGTGGCCGGGGGATTCCGCACCTATGCCATCCAGTCCGCGTCTGGTCTGTTCGTTCCGCACAACCGGGAAGGTCGCCTGATGGCCGGCCAGGAGGGGGGTACCGGGCAACTCTGA